The following coding sequences lie in one Cyanobacterium sp. Dongsha4 genomic window:
- a CDS encoding RNA methyltransferase — MLTSAQNPLIKQVRKLHNSKERHKQNLHLLEGTNLISVALEVSYPLVTVLTTELWQKKNPFLWEKLQSQGERVETVSEEVMTKLATTVNPDGVVATAKRNSVVSQPRQNLQLGLILDRIQDPGNLGTIIRSSVAMGVDFIWLSGDCVDLDNPKVMRASVGEWFKIKAKVEDNLSLLITDYQKKGYQIIATDLQGDIKPWQVDLTAPTIILMGNESRGLSANLKNLATHKLKIPLLNDVESLNVAIASSLILHERMRQIEVWS; from the coding sequence ATGTTAACCAGTGCGCAGAATCCTCTTATTAAACAAGTTCGCAAATTACATAATAGTAAAGAAAGACATAAACAAAATTTGCATCTATTAGAAGGCACTAATTTAATTTCTGTGGCATTGGAAGTCAGTTATCCCTTAGTTACGGTGTTAACTACTGAGTTGTGGCAGAAAAAAAATCCCTTTTTATGGGAAAAATTACAGAGTCAAGGGGAAAGAGTTGAAACAGTTTCTGAAGAGGTGATGACGAAACTAGCAACTACTGTCAATCCCGATGGGGTAGTGGCAACTGCTAAAAGGAATTCGGTGGTGTCTCAACCTCGGCAAAATTTACAATTGGGGTTAATTCTCGATCGCATCCAAGACCCCGGAAATTTAGGTACTATTATTCGTAGTAGCGTGGCCATGGGTGTGGACTTTATCTGGTTAAGTGGAGATTGTGTCGATTTGGATAATCCTAAAGTAATGAGGGCTTCGGTGGGGGAATGGTTTAAGATTAAGGCAAAGGTAGAAGATAATTTATCACTTTTAATTACTGACTATCAAAAAAAAGGTTATCAAATTATTGCCACTGATTTACAAGGAGATATAAAACCTTGGCAAGTTGATTTAACTGCCCCCACGATTATACTTATGGGAAATGAGTCCAGAGGATTGTCGGCAAATTTAAAAAACTTAGCCACTCACAAGCTCAAAATTCCTCTACTTAATGATGTGGAATCCCTTAACGTTGCGATCGCATCTTCTTTGATCTTACATGAAAGAATGAGACAAATTGAAGTTTGGAGTTAA